Proteins from a genomic interval of Lolium perenne isolate Kyuss_39 chromosome 1, Kyuss_2.0, whole genome shotgun sequence:
- the LOC127293849 gene encoding vacuolar iron transporter homolog 5, with product MAVSDTKLADAENPAATKFSDDSDVDFAGRANWLRAAVLGANDGLVSTASLMLGVSAVKHDVRAMVVSGFAGLLAGACSMAIGEYVSVCSQRDVELAQLDRDGKRGGDEERALPSPVQAAVASALAFSVGALLPLLAAGFIVGYRLRVAVVVAVATMALAAFGYVGAVLGRVPVARSCARVVVGGLAAMGVTFGLMRLFRELAE from the coding sequence ATGGCCGTGAGCGACACCAAGCTGGCCGATGCAGAGAACCCTGCGGCCACAAAGTTCAGCGATGACTCCGACGTAGACTTCGCGGGCCGCGCCAACTGGCTGCGGGCGGCGGTGCTGGGGGCCAACGACGGCCTGGTCTCCACGGCCTCGCTCATGCTGGGCGTGAGCGCCGTGAAGCACGATGTGCGGGCGATGGTAGTGTCGGGGTTCGCGGGCCTGCTGGCCGGGGCGTGCAGCATGGCCATCGGGGAGTACGTCTCCGTCTGCTCCCAGCGGGACGTGGAGCTCGCGCAGCTGGACCGCGACGGCAAGCGCGGAGGCGACGAGGAGAGGGCGCTGCCCAGCCCCGTACAGGCCGCCGTGGCGTCCGCGCTCGCGTTCTCGGTCGGCGCCTTGCTGCCGCTGTTGGCGGCCGGGTTCATCGTCGGGTACAGGCTGCGGGTGGCCGTCGTGGTCGCCGTGGCGACCATGGCGCTGGCGGCTTTTGGGTACGTCGGGGCCGTGCTCGGCCGAGTACCGGTAGCCAGGTCGTGCGCGAGGGTTGTGGTGGGCGGGCTCGCCGCCATGGGCGTCACCTTCGGCCTCATGAGGCTCTTCCGTGAGCTGGCCGAGTAG
- the LOC139833033 gene encoding uncharacterized protein, whose amino-acid sequence MSDHCPLLLVQDLVTRSPPRFRFESFWPLLEGYSDVVRSSWNEQCSLTNGFAILDYKLKRVAKHLKSWAKNDVGDIRKQLLVGQEIILRFDSAQETRQLTVDERELRTTLKSRVVGLAVLNRIKARQRARIQWLRLGDANTKFFHMRAANRKVKNRIHALQSAEGIATSPAEIEEAIFIHMNNIIGTNVPCLGRFDWNKLNLPKPNLSDLDSPFSEEEVRKAIFDSATDKAPGPDGFSITFFRTAWGVIKQDMLTVVNKFFDLNDPSFHCLNTALFVLLPKNDQPTHATHYRPNQPDPFLCQVDVQDNGK is encoded by the coding sequence ATGTCGGACCATTGTCCACTTTTGCTGGTCCAGGATCTGGTAACTCGTTCACCGCCAAGATTTCGCTTCGAGAGCTTCTGGCCACTGCTTGAAGGTTACAGTGATGTCGTCCGGTCATCATGGAACGAACAATGCTCCCTCACAAACGGCTTCGCAATCTTGGACTACAAACTCAAACGAGTTGCGAAGCACCTTAAGTCCTGGGCAAAGAACGACGTAGGAGATATTAGGAAACAGCTACTGGTGGGCCAAGAGATCATACTAAGATTTGACTCTGCTCAAGAAACAAGACAACTCACAGTCGATGAGAGGGAGCTTCGAACCACCTTGAAGTCCAGAGTGGTGGGGCTAGCTGTGCTTAATAGGATTAAAGCCAGACAACGAGCAAGGATCCAGTGGTTGAGATTAGGAGACGCAAATACAAAGTTCTTCCATATGAGGGCAGCAAATCGGAAGGTGAAAAACAGAATTCACGCTCTTCAGTCGGCTGAGGGTATCGCAACTTCACCAGCTGAAATTGAGGAAGCTATCTTCATCCACATGAACAACATCATTGGTACAAACGTGCCATGTTTAGGGCGGTTCGACTGGAATAAGCTGAACCTGCCTAAGCCTAATCTTTCTGATTTAGACTCTCCTTTCTCGGAAGAAGAGGTTAGGAAGGCAATTTTTGACTCCGCCACTGACAAAGCCCCTGGACCCGACGGATTCTCAATTACTTTCTTCAGAACGGCCTGGGGCGTCATCAAGCAGGACATGCTAACTGTTGTCAACAAGTTCTTTGATCTAAACGATCCATCCTTCCACTGCCTCAACACGGCCCTTTTTGTGCTGCTGCCGAAAAATGATCAACCCACCCATGCAACGCACTACAGGCCAAATCAGCCTGATCCATTCCTTTGCCAAGTTGATGTCCAAGATAATGGCAAATAG